The following coding sequences lie in one Lolium perenne isolate Kyuss_39 chromosome 2, Kyuss_2.0, whole genome shotgun sequence genomic window:
- the LOC127335548 gene encoding BTB/POZ and MATH domain-containing protein 1-like, whose amino-acid sequence MAGSHAPVERMASRCTPATARATLAFEIVGYSMHKGMGAGKFIQSPRFSVGGHEWCVRYCPNGIPMVDINKDYLSVSLELLSKRAEDVPALFDLRLINKVSGLSSSLNSCLESPMLFSYLDPCKDAFAMGIMQKSDLEKSALLKDDCLMIECDLTVIKEPLVDQPVEVQMPPSNLSDNLGKLLETGEEADVIFKVKGEVFIAHKIVLAMRSPVFKAQLYGPMRDKTSRKITVKDMQPAVFKALLHFIYTDSLPSMEDLDDDENEEMVKHLLVAADRYAIERLKLICEGILCKSLEVQSVATMLALADQHQCSRLKDACVEFVTSSYRMDDVVATQGYAHLKRSCPAVLVDIYERVTKSRKI is encoded by the coding sequence ATGGCAGGATCCCACGCGCCAGTAGAAAGGATGGCGTCGAGATGCACCCCCGCGACGGCGCGGGCCACGCTCGCGTTCGAGATCGTTGGGTATAGCATGCATAAGGGCATGGGCGCCGGTAAATTCATCCAGTCACCCCGCTTCTCCGTTGGCGGGCACGAATGGTGCGTCCGCTACTGCCCTAACGGAATTCCGATGGTTGACATCAACAAGGACTACCTCTCAGTATCCCTCGAGCTCCTGAGCAAGCGCGCTGAAGATGTGCCGGCGCTCTTCGACTTGAGACTCATCAACAAGGTCAGCGGGCTGTCCTCATCGCTGAACTCCTGCTTGGAATCGCCAATGTTGTTTAGTTATCTCGACCCCTGTAAAGACGCATTTGCCATGGGGATCATGCAGAAGAGCGACCTGGAAAAGTCTGCTCTACTAAAGGATGACTGCCTCATGATTGAGTGCGACCTAACTGTGATCAAGGAGCCACTTGTTGACCAACCTGTGGAGGTCCAGATGCCACCATCAAACTTGTCTGATAACCTTGGAAAATTGCTAGAGACAGGTGAGGAAGCAGATGTGATATTCAAGGTTAAAGGGGAGGTTTTCATTGCGCACAAGATTGTGCTTGCTATGCGGTCGCCAGTCTTCAAGGCACAGCTCTATGGACCGATGAGAGACAAGACGAGCCGGAAGATAACTGTCAAAGACATGCAGCCTGCTGTTTTCAAGGCATTGCTGCACTTCATCTACACGGATTCGTTGCCTTCCATGGAAGATCTTGATGATGATGAGAATGAAGAAATGGTTAAGCACTTGCTAGTGGCTGCAGATCGGTATGCAATTGAAAGGTTGAAGCTGATATGTGAAGGCATTCTTTGCAAAAGTCTTGAAGTTCAGTCTGTTGCGACCATGTTAGCTCTAGCTGATCAGCATCAGTGCAGCAGGCTCAAAGATGCTTGTGTGGAATTTGTCACCTCTTCATACAGAATGGATGATGTGGTGGCAACCCAAGGGTATGCGCACCTGAAAAGATCATGCCCTGCTGTCTTAGTAGATATCTATGAGAGAGTAACGAAGTCCCGCAAAATCTAG